One region of Gossypium raimondii isolate GPD5lz chromosome 6, ASM2569854v1, whole genome shotgun sequence genomic DNA includes:
- the LOC105774687 gene encoding protein POLLEN DEFECTIVE IN GUIDANCE 1, with protein MYSGNSLRRTTTLGSEKERERVYDTIFRLPYRCEVLIDVGFFVCFDAFLSLLTIMPTRILIKLWRFLTARQFKRLSAAELCDFGCFLVLACGVILLGQIDISLIYHMIRGQGTIKLYMIYNVLECFLLQLISSGQAEKSTSFSSFMMRIFQRGLLRQRDKESPRLTESGFQFLLMDTNAQLWYIIREYISNSEVYLMR; from the exons ATGTATAGTGGAAATTCATTGCGGAGAACCACAACACTTGGTAGTGAGAAAGAACGAGAGCGAGTGTATGATACTATCTTCCGCTTGCCATATAGATGTGAAGTG CTTATAGATGTTGGattctttgtttgctttgatGCGTTTCTGTCCTTGTTAACTATCATGCCAACAAGGATTCTGATTAAGCTTTGGAGGTTCCTGACTGCAAG GCAGTTCAAGAGGCTTTCTGCAGCAGAGCTGTGTGATTTTGGCTGCTTTCTTGTTCTAGCATGTGGAGTCATTCTCCTGGGCCAAATAG ATATCAGTCTAATATATCACATGATTCGTGGTCAAGGAACAATCAAACTCTATATGATCTACAATGTGTTGGAG TGTTTCTTGCTGCAACTTATAAGTTCAGGACAAGCTGAAAAATCAACGAGCTTCAGCTCTTTCATGATGAGAATTTTTCAGCGTGGTCTTTTGCGTCAGAG AGATAAAGAATCTCCAAGATTAACTGAGAGTGGTTTCCAATTCTTG TTGATGGATACAAATGCTCAGCTTTGGTATATCATCAGAGAGTATATCTCCAATTCAGAGGTATATTTGATGAGATAA